The nucleotide sequence CGAGCTCCCGATGAGGACATCGTAGGAATGGGCCCCCGCCCTGGCGGTAATGGCACGCGTCATTTCACCCATATGCTGCCCAGGTAATAATCGTGTTCTCTCCCGTCCAGCACCTTCTCCAGCAGTGCGTTGACAGGGGGATAAATCCGCATCGAGGAAAGCTCTTCTTTCCTGAAAAAACCGTAATCATGGAGGCGTCGCTCCTTTCCGATCCGGTATTCGCCGTCCCGGTGGCTGCAGTTGAAGGATATGTTCAGTATGTGCCGCCTCCCCAGGGGATCGATGGAATCGCACATGAACGCCGGCTTGCCGACGTCGATCCCTACCCCGAGCTCTTCCCTGAATTCCCGGCAGAGAGCCTCGGTGAGGGATTCGCCTCGCCGGACGCCGCCTCCGGGCAGGAGCCAGTAAATGTCGTTTTTTTTCCTGTGGGCTATCAGCAGGAGGGAGCCGTCCCGGACGATGATGCCGGCTACCCGGACCGTAACGCTTCTCTTGAAAGGGTCAAATATCAATGTCACCGTCCTCGATTTTCTTCAGCGATGCCCGGGCCGCGTTCATCTCGGCCTTCCGCTTGCTGGGGCCTTCGCCGGTAACGATCTCCCGGCCGTTGATGACGAGCCTTACGGTGAATTCCTTCATGTGATCCGGCCCCCGCTCATTGATGACCTGGTACACGGGCCGCTCCTTGTATTTCTTCTGTACGTATTCCTGGAGCGCTGTCTTCGGATCGCGCAGGTAGGTGAGGTTGTTCACGCTGTCTATCTCGTCCCGGAGCAGGGAGAGGACGAAGGTGCGGCTCGTCTTGAGCCCCGAATCGAGGTACACTGCGCCGATGATCGCCTCGAGGGTGTTCGCCAGGATGGAGGGACGCCCCCTGCCCCCGCTGTGCTCCTCTCCCTTTCCCATGAGGATATAATCGCCGAGGGCCATCCCCCCGGCTATCTTCGCGAGGGTGGCCTCGGAAACCACGGCGGACTTTATCTTGGCGAGCTTCCCTTCACGGTACTCCTCGAACACCTTGAAAAGATATTCGTTCACCACCAGGCCGAGGACTGAATCACCCAGGTATTCGAGGCGCTCGTTGTCCCTGACCGTTCTTCCCGATTCGTTAACGTAGGACCGGTGGGTCACGGCCCGCATGAGGAGGCTTTTATTCTTGAATTTTACTCGCAGGGTCTTTTGAAGCCGGTCAATGTTCCTGTTTTCGATCTTCTTTTGTTTCCGGTGGTCTTCTGATGTATGGCTCTGTTCCCGTCCCATGCGATTCCATCGGTCCCGCGGCGCGGGCCCTATTTCTGATTTTCGATGCGCGACTCCAGAAACTTGACGACATCGTCGACCTTCTGGAATCCCTCGGCGTCCTTTTCGGAGATGTCCAGCTTAAACTCCGCCTCAAAGGCCATCACCAGCTCGACTGAATCGATCGAATCCGCGCCGAGGTCGTCGACGAACATGGCGTCGTGCGTAATCTGCTCTTCATCCACGTTGAGCTGTTTCATTATGATCTTCTGTACACGTTCAAACACAGTCGCCATGATATTCCTCCCAGACTGATAAAAACCGGCATGGAAAAGGTATCCGCCACCATGCTATTCTTATGGGTGAACACAAAATTGTCAAGCAATTGTGCAATGATATGCGTTTCTGTTAACGTGGGGTTTAAACCCCACGCACGAAAAAAGGGATGCCGCGGGGCATCCCTTTCCTGATGATATCGATACGCTGGATATTATTCCTTGATCTTGACCTTTTTTTCAACGATGATCTCTCCCTTATACGAACCGCACTCGGGACATACCCTGTGGGGAAGCACGTAAGCGCCGCACTTCGGGCAGGGACGCAGATTGGGAGCGCCGATCGCGTCGTGGGATCTTCTCATTCTCGACTTCGACTTGGATTTTCTTCTCTTTGGTAATGCCACGGTAAAACTCCATAGTTACTTATTATCTATACTGTATATAAATCGGTCTTCCACTTGTATTGCAGCCTTCCACCGCCTTCGCCGGGGGAAGGCGCTTTTTACATGCGAAATAACGATTTCTTATCGGTATAATAGCACGTTATCAGGGATTTTCAATATTTTGCCGGAATTCTGTCAAGATATTTTTTAACAGTATCGCGGAAAGATCCCCTCCGGGCTCCGGTGCGCGGGCAGCTTCAACGGCCCCGTCCGCCGGCCTGTCCC is from Spirochaetota bacterium and encodes:
- a CDS encoding NUDIX domain-containing protein; the protein is MIFDPFKRSVTVRVAGIIVRDGSLLLIAHRKKNDIYWLLPGGGVRRGESLTEALCREFREELGVGIDVGKPAFMCDSIDPLGRRHILNISFNCSHRDGEYRIGKERRLHDYGFFRKEELSSMRIYPPVNALLEKVLDGREHDYYLGSIWVK
- the rnc gene encoding ribonuclease III, translated to MGREQSHTSEDHRKQKKIENRNIDRLQKTLRVKFKNKSLLMRAVTHRSYVNESGRTVRDNERLEYLGDSVLGLVVNEYLFKVFEEYREGKLAKIKSAVVSEATLAKIAGGMALGDYILMGKGEEHSGGRGRPSILANTLEAIIGAVYLDSGLKTSRTFVLSLLRDEIDSVNNLTYLRDPKTALQEYVQKKYKERPVYQVINERGPDHMKEFTVRLVINGREIVTGEGPSKRKAEMNAARASLKKIEDGDIDI
- the acpP gene encoding acyl carrier protein; this encodes MATVFERVQKIIMKQLNVDEEQITHDAMFVDDLGADSIDSVELVMAFEAEFKLDISEKDAEGFQKVDDVVKFLESRIENQK
- the rpmF gene encoding 50S ribosomal protein L32, with amino-acid sequence MALPKRRKSKSKSRMRRSHDAIGAPNLRPCPKCGAYVLPHRVCPECGSYKGEIIVEKKVKIKE